The Rhineura floridana isolate rRhiFlo1 chromosome 15, rRhiFlo1.hap2, whole genome shotgun sequence genome window below encodes:
- the ID3 gene encoding DNA-binding protein inhibitor ID-3, translating into MKAISPVRSVRSCYEAVCCLSDQSLAIARGTNNKSPALEEPMNLLYDMNDCYSKLRELVPGIPQGTKVSQVEILQHVIDYIFDLQIVLEEQAKGQDPSAETSLLTLTAADLASELCSKSERNLCH; encoded by the exons ATGAAAGCCATCAGCCCAGTGCGATCCGTCAGGAGCTGCTACGAAGCCGTGTGTTGCCTGTCGGATCAGAGCCTTGCCATTGCCCGGGGAACCAACAACAAGAGCCCGGCGCTGGAGGAGCCCATGAATCTCCTTTACGACATGAACGACTGCTATTCCAAACTGCGCGAACTGGTGCCGGGGATTCCTCAAGGCAccaaagtcagccaagtggaaATCTTACAGCACGTCATAGACTACATATTCGACCTCCAGATCGTGCTGGAGGAACAGGCGAAGGGGCAAGATCCATCGGCGGAGACTTCCCTACTCACTTTAACA gctgcagacctggcatCAGAACTTTGCTCAAAAAGCGAGAGAAATCTCTGCCACTAA